A window of the Tenebrio molitor chromosome 1, icTenMoli1.1, whole genome shotgun sequence genome harbors these coding sequences:
- the LOC138139868 gene encoding adenosine deaminase 2-like, translating to MFGMWQTLIIILVTFIIIIGAAVVTTMLTSSDSDNYLQERATILSREESTFYGHNVNLTAKEILVNKILLKEKTEELTVGYKNSSNFLPSVHFFQAKDRIDKSPVFAIIKKMPKAMSLHTHLLAGVSADFLIKEISYRDNLYGGYFRDTFKLKFLADPQDDDRCNWTLISDMRLNQTAPVFDIWLREQLLLNVENPNDAYPSAESVWGKFKKIFTTVYDLLSYKPVFQEYIYQLLQELYDDNVMYTELRGTMMPLYELDGRTYSNQQFFEIFIEAVNKFKAKHPRFIGVRYIHSIYRGVNEDVLRTGLDDIIKMKQLFPDFISGFDFVGFESEGKSIVDYRAQLLEAKKHLKFFFHAGETNWFGHVDLNLLDAILLNATRIGHGFAAVKHPALLKLGKERNIPFEICPISNQVLMLNEDPKNHPAAILMAIDYPLVICNDDPSIWNATGLSYDWYVAFMAMTPKTSGIEVLKQFAINSIVYSAMEAQEKKRAMEQWKTQWSEFLDNVLSEKSD from the exons ATGTTTGGCATGTGGcaaacattaataataatattagtGACCTTCATTATAATTATTGGTGCTGCAGTGGTTACTACAATGTTGACGTCAAGTGATAGTGACAACTATTTGCAAGAACGCGCCACAATTTTGTCCCGTGAAGAATCAACGTTCTACGGCCACAATGTGAATTTGACGGCGAAGGAGATACTGGTGAATAAAATTCTACTAAAAGAGAAAACAGAAGAGCTCACTGTTGGTTACAAGAATTCATCGAATTTTCTCCCATCCGTGCATTTTTTCCAAGCGAAGGACCGAATCGACAAATCTCCTGTCTTCGccatcattaaaaaaatgcctAAAGCAATGTCGTTACATACGCACTTGCTGGCTGGAGTTTCCGCCGATTTTTTAATCAAGGAAATAAGTTATCGGGACAACCTGTACGGCGGATACTTTAGAGATACTTTCAAGTTAAAGTTTCTTGCGGACCCACAAGACGATGATCGCTGTAATTGGACGTTAATTAGCGATATGCGCTTGAACCAGACTGCGCCAGTTTTTGATATATGGCTGCGGGAACAACTCCTTCTGAACGTGGAAAACCCAAACGACGCATATCCCAGCGCCGAAAGTGTTTGGGGGAAATTCAAGAAGATTTTCACCACCGTGTACGACTTGTTATCGTACAAGCCCGTGTTCCAAGAGTACATCTACCAGCTTCTCCAGGAACTGTACGACGACAACGTGATGTACACCGAACTGAGAGGAACAATGATGCCTTTGTACGAACTGGACGGCCGAACATACTCCAATCAGCAGTTCTTCGAAATTTTTATAGAGGCTGTGAACAAGTTCAAAGCGAAGCATCCCAGATTTATCGGTGTGCGCTACATTCACTCAATATACAGGGGGGTCAATGAAGACGTTCTTCGAACCGGTTTGGACGACATCATCAAAATGAAACAACTCTTTCCTGATTTTATCTCCGGGTTTGACTTTGTGGGTTTCGAGTCGGAGGGGAAGTCCATTGTGGATTATCGCGCGCAACTCTTGGAAGCCAAAAAACacttgaagtttttttttcatgcaGGCGAGACCAACTGGTTTGGTCATGTTGATCTGAATTTACTAGACGCGATTCTTCTTAATGCCACCAG gatCGGCCACGGCTTCGCCGCTGTTAAGCATCCTGCTCTTCTCAAGCTAGGCAAGGAACGTAACATTCCCTTCGAGATATGTCCAATATCTAATCAAGTATTGATGCTGAACGAAGATCCGAAAAATCATCCAGCTGCTATTCTAATGGCTATCGACTATCCATTGGTTATCTGTAATGATGATCCATCGATATGGAATGCTACAGGTTTGAGTTACGACTGGTACGTTGCTTTTATGGCGATGACTCCGAAGACGAGTGGAATTGAGGTTTTGAAACAATTCGCCATCAATTCGATCGTGTACAGTGCAATGGAGGCACAAGAAAAAAAACGAGCCATGGAACAATGGAAAACTCAATGGAGTGAATTTTTGGATAACGTTTTAAGTgaaaaaagtgattaa
- the LOC138139962 gene encoding uncharacterized protein: MGRNFLAVSVLIAAFCCAVSSLDLDNVLSNIPKEDVLEFVKHHAQRGYELEASQLMDIQLSASDEFSIELYNYLLQNNAIDSQNTHILASCVICFPNGKCVDICDPGVHP, from the exons ATGGGCCGAAATTTCTTGGCGGTCAGTGTGTTAATCGCTGCGTTTTGTTGTGCGGTCAGTTCGCTCGATCTGGACAATGTTTTATCAAACATACCAAAAGAAG ATGTACTGGAATTTGTCAAGCATCACGCCCAGAGGGGTTACGAACTGGAAGCTTCGCAACTGATGGACATC CAACTTTCTGCCTCCGATGAGTTTTCCATTGAGCTGTACAACTATTTACTACAAAACAATGCCATCGACAGTCAAAACACGCACATTTTAGCGTCATGCGTTATTTGCTTTCCCAACGGCAAATGCGTCGATATATGCGATCCTGGAGTCCATCCTTAA